Sequence from the Gadus chalcogrammus isolate NIFS_2021 chromosome 21, NIFS_Gcha_1.0, whole genome shotgun sequence genome:
GTTTGGATTTTATGGAAAAGAGGAGAGAATGTTTCTGCGTTGTTGTTGACTTGTCATTACTTGAATGCTGGATATTATTGCACTGATACATGTTTTCATCCAGGTCTACTAATTTAATTCATATATTATTGAAAATGTCAAATATATTACTACTAGATTAGATAGAACTAACACTTCAAATCAGATATGGGTGACTCAAACTCAACCGAATACTCGGAAAACTGTTCATTCCAACTTTAATTGTGATTGCCCTGGTCTCTctcacatacagagacacaaatCTACCCAGCTACTGAACCCTGATTAGTTATGCTCCTTTCAATAGTTCTGGTTGTTTCCTTAACCAGTGACAATCCCTTAAACACAACCCTTTAGAGTCCATCTTGAGAAGACAATGCAACTTAATGTGAAAAAAAGTGGTCATTGTTGTCTACACAAGTTTCTGAAGAACCTAAACATGAACTACATTTAGTTATATAATTATTGACCTCTTTGgttttttccattttttcttATCACTTTAATTTGTGTTCAATTTCACCAATGACCATCATTTGTGTTGAGTGAAtgataaacatttaaaaaagtttGCCATGTTGGAAATGATGGCATGAAAGAGGCTTTTGTGAACGTCATGATTGCATTATCTTATGTTGAGTGagccttgaaaaaaaaaaaaaaagcgtttAACTTTTACCAAAGCTTTTTACTAAAACCTTGCAATGTTGGCATATCCAAATACATGGCATTGAAACGAAATGTTACTGTTTCCGGTTTTTATTGTTACTCTATTATTTCAACTATactatattttaaataaactgCATTTATGAGTAAACCATaatgtttcagttttatttattttttacggaTAATTTGTCCGGAAATGTGTGAATGTATATCAAAATGCATATTGAATGTACtacaaaatatatttgaaataCTCTTACCAAGGTTACATCAAGGTTACATCAAACAGCAGTTTTGAAATGTCTGTCAGATTTTATGTAATAGAGCCACATATAGCAAATTGTAACAGAAATGGCCATGCTGACCAATGATTTCCTTTTTTCCCTACATTTTCTTATAGTATAGAATCCAGAATCCCGAAGCCCCTCTAAAGCGTCACAGGACCACGGGTCATATGACCATATAGTGGAACACTGGGTGGCTAATGCTCACATAATGAAGTTAAACATGTGACCCGACACAAATAGTTTAAACAGGAGGTCAGggtaaaggaaaaaaataaaataaaaatagcagCAACCATGGAAACCATTTGCATTTATCAACAATGTAAACAATTCGGTGTTCTGCTTAATGCAAATCTGGCGTCTTCCGGTCTTCGGAGGTCCTCCACCTCAGGGCAGTGTGTCCGGTGGTCCGTGTTCCCAGTCAGGACGTATGTGTCGGAGGTTCGGCAGCCTTGCTCATGTGACCTCTTCGCTCTTCCTTGAGACAGTCGACCAGCTGAATCACATCGGGGTGGCGAAAACGACCTGACGACGGCATCACGAGAGACGGTGGGAGGAAGGCAGAACAACAGTTGTACACATGAGGAGAGGGATGCGTGAGGCTTGGTACTTTCAGACCATATCAGTGCATATCCAAGCCTAAAAGTGTTAAGGGTCCCTGTTTAACCAACGGGGGTAATATTGATTGAAATCCTTTTCAGAAGTGGGACGGTGCAATCAGATGTAGAATGGACCATCAAACTTTTGGTACAGTCCGTCTATCGATTCATCTGAGTGGACACACCCCTGGTGGTGTCCCTAGGGTCGATATTGTCCTGCCTACTGTAGGGATGGAGATGCATACCTTCCGTCGAGTCAAAGAACTCCTGCAGTCTTCCGGGGGTTTCCTCCAGTTCTTCATACTCTTGGGCCTGGAGGATCATCTCTGCAAGGTCAAAGTCTTTGACCAGCCTTGCTTCCGGGCTGCTCTGTGACTCGTACTCCTGGGTGGCCCGGGTGCATTACAGGAATACAGCAGATGAAGTCACATGTCCATCGGTGTTGCGCTAACAAATTGTCTAGGAAGTACACTGAACATCAATGGGAAGATTCCATTAAAATTATTGCAAAGGTTGTATCAAAACTTTCTGTTGGACTGGTCCAACAGAACATTGATTCATGGCTCACTGAACCATGAATCTCTTCTGGTCCAACATGTTTTTCCAGTTACTAGACAAACGTGTTTGTCATTTATCAAATTGTTATTAGGGATACCCCAAAAAGAGCAGAGCACTGTGGTACAATACCCTAGTACCACAGTACTGTGGTTTGTGTGGTTTCCAAGGATGCATAATACATTTCAAGAGAACGCATCAAAGTACAGTAGATGGAGTTTAGTTGAAACACACTTGCCTCCCAGAGTCCATAAATCTCATTTTTCAGACCCCCTTGCAGCAAATCTGTTAAAGTTGTCATTGCTTCCTGCGATGGTATGAGGAATTATGACTATTAATATTGGGAAGATGCATAATTGTACAGAAGGGACAGAGCAAGGCAAATAGAGTGTCAAAAAGATATGAAAGGAAAGGAGCTTCCCAGGCTCCAATAATTATCGATCAATACCATGGCAGGAGCAGGTCACCTTTTCTCTTCTATGCTTCTCTTCCTTGCTGACCTTATCCATTGGAGCAATATCTCCCACAATGCTCTCTGCCATATCGTGAACCAGTGCAATCTTCATGCAcctgaggacagacagagaggagagaggataatTTCATATCAGAGAGGTTATTTGTTTTGCCCTTGACCTCCCGATGGGTGTTTGTGATAGTAGAAACCCGACTCACCTTTCCTTATTGACTTTGGGGTCTGTGATGGTCATCGCCATTATAGACATCCTGTACATGTGGTCGGAGACGCTCTCGGGCTGCTTCACCTTCCTGTACACCCAGCCGGTGCGTGGGACTCTCTATAATGACGCAAACAAGACATTGGGGAGATTTAACAACACAGCAGTTGGTGAGATAAAGACGCATATGGGGTCCATTGGCCACTGTGAACCAACGTCAAAGCTCGTGTTGGTCTTTTTAAAGCCATTATGATGACTAGTATAAAGTCTAGTCTTCAGATGTGTGGCATCCCATCTCCGTTCACGTTGACATTTTATCTGAAATAAACTATTCTCAAGGACCCATTTttcaatatttaaataataataatagattccatttatatagcgcttttctcacactcaaagcACGCTACAATTCGAACTATGTATTTTAATGCACAAGCTCTGTCGTCAGTCTTACTTTTAGTTGTCCAACTAGTTTCAGAAATTTCAAAAGATTCATGCTTTCAGCGGTGCTCAAGGAAGCTGCCATGTTTTGGAGGCTTGGTGTTATGACCTGGTAGAAGACACGTAGGTTTATTCAAACTCGTATCCCTCTGCTCGCTTATAGACTCAAATATTATGAGTATCCATTTTTTCAATATTTTGTATTCCAACGTTACTGTGAATATGGATAGATTTGGCGATAATGATAAAATACAGAAAGTCCTAAAATATGTTCATGAATGTTGACCACACGATGGCCCCGCGCAGCCGTAGAGGAAACTTACGTAGTCACGCGCTGACGTCATATTGTGCGCCGGATTTGCACGACGCGGGCGAttcataataaacaaaacaagccAACCATCGTTTTTTGAAGTCTGTTGTTCTCAGAATAGTGAGTTGCCAAAATGAAGAAGGCACCTAGGTCGAAATTGAAGACCGAGATCAAATCAAGAACAACGTCTAATATTGCATTGAGGCCAGCGGCGGAAGCAATGGTGAGTCTATAAAAAGTTGTTAAAAACGTACTTTATATATATCCTACTAGTGAGTTATAGTGAAGAACCTAATGAACCTAACGTTATAACCGAATCATTATTTCCCTAGGTCGAACTTGGATTCCTTCTTTTTTTGAATAAGCTTGCAGTGGAAGCAAGAACCAAAGCTTTTGAGGATAAATCTCTAACTATAAGAGCTCACCATCTCCCGGCAATCTCCAAGGTAGGGCGTGGGTGACCCGCTGCAAGCAAGGACTAAAAGGATGTTGCGTCCTCTTGCGATGAGTGGCCATCCTTTGTTAGCATTTCAACACTTATTTGTCTCCCGATTGCTGTGGACATTCTCTCCTCATATTGTATCGTCATATATGTCCTCCATACAATATACATGTGTAACAGTGTCTGTTGAAAAACCCTCTGACCTTGATTTTGTTTTCCTTCTGTTCATAGATGTTATTGAAAAAATCAAGAGGATGAAGTGAACGCAGTGCTTGGCGATGGTCATAGCCTTGCATTTGAACACTGTGAAGGACTCATGAACTGACTTGTGAGCCTTGAACTGATGAATAAAGTTGTTTTGTACGGTAGGAGTGATTGTTGTGAACTTGACTCCTGATATCAAACTCAGTCAGTCAGCTCAAGATCAGGCAGCCAGGAAATTGTCAAGAAGACACGGGGCAGACACTCGCCGCTCTGTTTTTTATGTCTTACAAAAATGTAAGTGACTGCATACTTTAAggcattaatatttttttggaaATGCAGCCTTTCTTTGATGTATTACTGCGCTACTTAACATCCGATTAAACTATCCCTGTTGTCCTATGCGTTGCATGGGTGGGGAACCTGAGGGGTTTCCATGGTTTGGGAACATTAGTCAGTATCTCTGCTAGGTTCCCAAAACAGCCGACATTCTCCTCACGTCTGGTTTGCAGTTTTGTTGATTAATTGAAAAGTAATCAAAACTCAATCCCTCTTGCTGAAAACAGCCCTAAAGAAAAGTATGCAGTGCTCAGAATTAACTCGAGGTTAAAGATTAAACACGTAGCGCTTTGTTGTATTTTTGGCCAATCATTTTGTCAAGTCGATGGATTCTATAGTGGTACACTGGTCACACTGGTGATCATTCATAGTTTACGTTCTAAATTGATCATTTACAAtatccagaaaaaaaaaaggtaaaaacaaGATAAGAGACTATGAAATTGGTGTTCATGTGAATCAAAGGAAACTCCCTGCAACCCTTTCAAACGCCTCCGTCTTAGTTTTGGTGTGAAAGGTACAAGGAGGGAAATGGGACTATGGCTACTGCTGAACATTTTAATGTTCAACTTCATGGAATTTGCCAAAAGCAACGGTGAAAACGATGTTGACCACCAATGTAAGTATTTTGATTAAAAAAGATGTAATAATGTTTTATATGATATAAAAGTACTGTGCATATGCTGTGGTATTTTGGCATTCAGCTGACAAATTCTCCAGATATTCTAGGGTTGCACACTCACAGTAACTCATCGATATGAACAATCACAAACATTTTCCATATTTGAAGGGGTTGCATTTACCTCATAAAAAgtgaatataaaatacaataacaagTTTATTATATGCTGAATATCAGGATGCACTCGAGCTGATGCGTTGTCTCTTTTATGCAATTTAAAAGTATTACCTTGCAGCTCACGGAATTCGTTTAACCCAAAGAAAgaatcacacacaaaaaaaaaaacactcaatcTGCTTTCTTTCCTCCAGTGACAGATAACTTGGTGGTGACTAGACCTTGTCAGGCCGCTTGTGTCACCTGCTCAACCAATAACGGCTGTTTGCTGTGTAAGCCCCGCCTCTTCCTCTACATTCAGCTGGATGGGATGAGGCAGAGGGGGCTATGCCTGTCTTCTTGTCCTCGTACATACTATGGCGTGCGctcaccacccacacacacctgcttaAGTAAGTTGTATACATACGTGTAACATGTCCTCTTGACTACATTTTACTTGATGTTAGAGGTTACTATTTGATGACTGCATGTTGTTTTACCAACCAACAACATTTCTCCGACTGGGACGGTTTGAATCTAAACAATGTGTCCGTGTCAGGGTGTCTGGAGGACTGTGACCACTGCTTCAGCAGACATTTCTGCACACGCTGTCGTTCCGGCCTCTTCCTGTTCCATGGCAGATGTGAAAACAGCTGTCCAGACGGTCTGACACCAAATAACGTGTTGCGAGAATGCACTACTGGGGCGACAAGTACATAGCCCAAGTATTTGTACATGCCCTATCAAGTTAAACATCCTGTTACCTGTCCTCCAAATGCCTCGTGGCACATAGGGCCTTCAGGTTAAACATCATGCAAATAAAACAGATTAAGTATGTTTCACTCCGTCTCAAAGTATTCTAGCTGTATCTAATGGGATTTGTTTGGGAGATAAAAGTGATACTTGAATTTCAGAGCTGATCCCTCAAAGCTGTCCAAAAGTCAATCTTATAGGGAATGTGCCTCCTCATCCAAAAGATTGAGGCAAGACCCTTCTGTCCCATTTTAACCACTATAAATAAACTATTGCAATATTATCTTTAATTAAGTATTGCTTTTCTTATTTAAATTCACGTTGCCCATTTTCTTTCAAAGTCCTTCCTTGTAGATGCATTGCTTCCTAGGCCCAATAGAAGGTATTTTCCAGCCAAAGTTCCCATGATTCTTAGCTTCCTGGACCACATCTCCATGACTTCTTTAGATGCCCCGCATTCATCTCCATACCCCTAGGTATCCTGTGTCAAAATACTAAAGCTATGTTATGGTATGGTTTTGGGTTGGTAAATCAATAGTGAGCAGTACCTCGGGACACTACTAGGCAGGTCTATCACCCACTTGTCGGATGAGTAGGGCATGTGATGTGTGGAGTATTTCCAACATTCTCAGTATGTTATTCTTCAAATGAACAACATCAAATGCATTGGTCTGATTGGTACAAAGCATCTGgtgaatatattaaaaaaaataaaagttacaaCTGGAACATAGGCTACTTAATAGCCTACTCCTCCTATCATCACAAATGCTCCTCTATCCAAAATTATAGCAAATAATATAAGCAGACTATAGCTATGAAACGACTGCTGCGTCTAGGCATTTATTTATTGGATGGAGAGGGCCAGATTTGGAGGATGAGATTTTTCTACTCAATGAAATCAGTGTGGTCACCTCACATGGTGCCTTCGCATACCTTTTTGTGGACGGTTATATGTATCAGACTGCagtatgtgtttattttaattctTCCCAGGCACATCCAGGTACGCTAaaccatagatatatagagCACTCGATGTATGCTGCTTTCACACCGTGGCGGCGTGAAGCAAGCAGCACCTTACGGCGGCGTCTGTCATCACAGGCGGCCATCGAACCACAGTCAAGCTTTCTGGTTGAATCTGTACCTGAGGTAAGTCTGTGATCTGCATAAACGCTAATACCcttatctcgctgaaatcttGACGGATTTACAAACTGTTTAGTTtcttacaaacgttattaacgtggttataattCTGGATGCTTGAACATGTTGAAATTACAGCTTTCTCTTCGAAAAACAACTTAATAGTGCAGCTTAGTTGTGTATCAAGGCTAGGCTACTAGCTACCCAGTCATTTTACATCGATGGGAGAGGCAGAATTGCTCATTGTTTTCAATATAATTTAAGTTGAACATGATTAAACTGAAGTTGCACATGCTTTCCAATCGGGTTCGTTTGTTAAAAACATCTTGCATTATGAATTCTACAGGAAATTGCTGACAAGTGAAGATGCCAGACTTTTGTGCGGCTTACGGATGCACTAATCGACGAACTCTCGAAACGAGAACGCTTGGGATCACCTTTCACCTGTAGGATATTTCAATATTATGACTTTATTTTTAGGATAATCGTTAGTTACTTAGTGGAAGTATATACAATAGAGGTCCTGTTTCACAGGAACAGCGGGGCTAGTATTACATAATAGTATTGCTAGAGTGTTGTTGACACAAGGCTTTTTAGAATATGTTAGTTAACAAAATCACTGAATGAAAATCTGGTCagcttttttattgttttcagtGTGGTTAATCTTGAAAATGTTGACAATAATTAATATAGCTGGGTACATTTCTCACTTTAAAGGTTTCCCAAATCCAAAGAGAGGAGGATTAAGTGGGAACTTGCCCTAAGAAGGGACGGTTTTGCTGCCTCTGACAGGACTCTGCTCTGCAGTGACCACTTCAGGAGTGAGGACTTTGACAGGCTGGGGCAGACGGTCCGGCTTAAAGATGGTGTTGTGCCAACCCTTTTCAACTTTACAGCTCGTCTTCAAAGGGTATGTGTATCATTGACCAACAGTAATTTAAGGTGTATACGATTGATGGatcaatataaatatgtgaTTAAATGTCACACTTTAGTTTTTGTTTCTGCAAGTTATATAATATGTGGTTTAAATTATTACAGCACATTTTAGATACTCAAAACTTCTttacttatgtttattttagtcGGTAGCAACAAGAAGCACAACCACTTCTAAAAGAGCGGAAGACAACCTGGCAATGGACTTGATCCCTGATGTGGTGAGTATTTGCATGTGGAATGTCACAAACTAATTAGAGCATCATATGGCTTGTTACATGAAATACTTTATCTTGATGGTACCCAGGTTTTAGTAGTCTAAGAGCCCAATATTATTTGAGGTGGTACTcaaagtttgaaaaccactggctTTCTCTGTCACTCATACACTGGAATGAATAAACACGTGTGAACATTAAAACTACACCCAGGGGTAGGCAACCTTTTATATTTTTGTCCAGAGCCACAAAACGCCTTATAAGTGGAGAAGCATAAAAGTATGCTGTTGTGTTTTCAGTTGGAGAATTGGAGAACCTAAAAATGTATTCAGGCTCACAGAATTCAAAAGTGAAGATTGAATTGTTGAAAAAGTAAGTTATTAATTTCCGTTTtactattatttatatatttgtatattttgccAAAACTATAGGGAGCCACTGGAGAGAGCAGATTGAGCCACAAGCGCCAGGCCACTGACCACTTGTATGCATTGCCTGCTTGCCCTAAGGCTATAAAGGCCAAACTTGAAGAAGCCTCAGCGAGAGTGAGGAAACTGCAGCTGGAGAAGAGCAATGCCTTGAGGAGAGAAAACCGGGCCAAGAACAACATGCAGGCTGTTCTGGAGGAACTGAAGGAGAAAAATCTCATCAACGATGAGCTGAAAGACAAGCTTGACTGCTACtcaggtaaaataaaaatatcacatcgaatattttgtgtattttatgttcTTTGTTGACTTCCTAGTTACCATTAAAAGGAGACCTACTGAATCACTTTTTCTAATTGAATTTCAGATCTTCCGGTTCATCTCCTGTCGAGGCAGGGCGTAGAGTACACCGAGGCCCAGAGAGATTTTGCCCTTACGCTCCATCTGCATGGTCCAAAGGCATATCACTACCTGAGAGATACTCTGCATATTCACCTGCCACATCCCAGTTCATTGCAAAGGTATTCTTCATGATGTCTAATTTTACACTGAATTACATTAAGCACTACAGACAATATTATTTAGTGTGTCCACCATAGGGATGCTTGGGTTAGTGGCTACATGGTTAAATATCTTCTTTTTAATTATACAAGGTGGCTGAGCTCTCTTGATGCCAGACCTGGTCACAATAAAATTATGTTGGAAAGACGGCGTCAGGAAGATGAGGTCAAATACGGATGTGTCACTCTGATGCTGGATGCCATGTCCATCAAAAAACACATCTAACATGATCATCAGACACAAACAATGTTTTGATATGTGGACATGGGGGATTGACTGAACGAGACTGACATAGCTTCCGAGGTTCTTGTGTTTAAGTGGGTTGGGCTTCAAGGTTATTGGAAAGCTCCAATTGCATATTATTTGACCAAGTCCATCACACCAGAATCACAAAAAGTGTTAGTAGCATGCATTAGAAGAGCTGCATCATCATCAGATGAGGTTGGTGTGCATGACGATGGATGGTCATGCATCAAATATCAGTATGTGCCCCCAACTTGGGTGCGATCTAAAAGCAGACCCCTGTGAGCCCTTGAAGACCCATTTCCAACATCCAGTAACCCATGACAATGTTTTTGTTATGATGGACGCTTGCCACATGCTGAAGCTGACACGCAATATGTTGCAGGTACATGCATCGTCATAAACATTGACACGTTGATGACGATGGTTCCTGTGCTGCTTGAAGGACAGTGATATGTCCTGACCTACAGATTCAGCCAGGACCACTTGGAACTTCTCTTTAACTCCATCAGAGCATCCGGTAGGTT
This genomic interval carries:
- the hddc2 gene encoding HD domain-containing protein 2, encoding MAASLSTAESMNLLKFLKLVGQLKRVPRTGWVYRKVKQPESVSDHMYRMSIMAMTITDPKVNKERCMKIALVHDMAESIVGDIAPMDKVSKEEKHRREKEAMTTLTDLLQGGLKNEIYGLWEEYESQSSPEARLVKDFDLAEMILQAQEYEELEETPGRLQEFFDSTEGRFRHPDVIQLVDCLKEERRGHMSKAAEPPTHTS